A genomic segment from Verrucomicrobiia bacterium encodes:
- a CDS encoding helix-hairpin-helix domain-containing protein, translated as MLKLFKRFFEPGAEFDPARTCPECGSPLYRTAKPDDLDSSCPNMDCPARIRRLIAHWCSSAAMNIPVDEQLVRLLVSCGLARDASELYRLRLGEIGALPGVGAAAAAALFDAVRASTKLEGWRALFGLGISAVGVNEARKLLERFGSVDNVFAASADRLIRDAGVPETAARNVVHWHGDPVNRRLVKRLFKAGVNFKLEVPRG; from the coding sequence ATGCTCAAGCTTTTCAAACGATTTTTCGAGCCAGGTGCAGAATTCGATCCCGCGCGCACGTGTCCAGAGTGCGGCTCGCCGTTATACCGCACTGCGAAACCAGATGATCTCGATTCATCATGTCCCAACATGGATTGTCCCGCACGGATCCGGCGTCTCATCGCGCATTGGTGTTCGTCAGCCGCGATGAATATTCCCGTCGACGAGCAACTGGTCCGGCTCCTCGTATCTTGCGGCCTGGCGCGGGACGCCAGCGAGCTCTATCGGCTGCGGCTGGGTGAGATCGGCGCACTGCCTGGAGTTGGCGCTGCCGCGGCCGCGGCGCTGTTCGATGCCGTTCGTGCGAGCACGAAGCTGGAAGGCTGGCGTGCGTTGTTTGGATTGGGAATTTCTGCCGTAGGAGTGAATGAAGCGCGAAAACTGCTGGAGAGATTTGGATCCGTGGACAATGTCTTCGCCGCGAGTGCAGATCGTTTGATCCGTGACGCGGGAGTTCCGGAAACTGCAGCGCGCAACGTGGTGCATTGGCACGGCGATCCTGTCAATCGACGGCTGGTTAAGCGATTATTCAAGGCGGGGGTTAATTTCAAACTGGAAGTTCCGCGCGGTTGA
- a CDS encoding zinc-binding dehydrogenase, with product MKAAVLYGKEDVRIEEVIPAPLKAGEVRIQIKAALTCGTDLKVFRRGYHAKMIVPPAVFGHELAGVISEISHAADDLSDRDWHIGDRVVVANSAPCGTCFHCQAGQENICNDLLFLNGAYAESIVIPARIASKNMLRLKPETSFADAALTEPLACVVQGIEDLKLQPGQHLLVLGAGPIGLMFVALARELGCEVTVAGRRAVRLEAAKRLGAGQVVDIGDGSDLAARVRGGSTGAFDAVVEAVGKPEVWEASVQLVRKGGKVNFFGGCPAGTTITLDTTLIHYSDLTLLASFHHTPRSIRRALEFIERGVIRAADFVDGECSLSQLPELLKSMTAGNRAVKTLVRAG from the coding sequence ATGAAAGCGGCTGTGCTCTACGGCAAAGAAGATGTTCGGATCGAGGAAGTGATTCCTGCGCCCCTCAAGGCTGGGGAAGTGCGGATTCAGATCAAGGCAGCCCTCACCTGCGGCACAGACCTGAAGGTCTTTCGGCGGGGCTATCACGCAAAGATGATCGTCCCACCCGCAGTGTTCGGCCACGAGCTGGCTGGCGTCATCTCGGAAATCTCCCATGCCGCGGACGACTTGTCTGATCGTGACTGGCATATCGGTGACCGCGTTGTCGTCGCGAATTCAGCCCCTTGCGGCACGTGCTTCCATTGCCAGGCGGGGCAGGAAAATATTTGCAACGACCTGTTGTTCCTGAACGGGGCTTACGCGGAGTCCATTGTTATTCCGGCGCGCATTGCATCGAAGAACATGCTTCGTCTCAAACCGGAAACGTCGTTCGCTGATGCGGCATTGACGGAGCCGCTGGCGTGTGTGGTGCAAGGCATTGAAGATTTGAAACTCCAGCCAGGGCAGCATCTGCTGGTGCTGGGAGCCGGGCCGATTGGATTGATGTTTGTCGCCCTGGCGCGCGAACTCGGATGCGAGGTCACGGTCGCGGGCAGGCGGGCCGTGCGGCTCGAGGCGGCGAAGCGGCTGGGCGCGGGACAGGTTGTGGACATAGGCGACGGCTCTGATTTGGCCGCCCGGGTGCGCGGTGGGAGCACGGGTGCATTTGATGCGGTTGTTGAAGCGGTTGGGAAGCCGGAGGTTTGGGAAGCCAGTGTGCAGCTCGTGCGGAAGGGGGGAAAAGTGAACTTCTTCGGAGGTTGTCCTGCGGGAACAACAATCACGCTCGATACCACGTTGATCCATTATTCAGACCTCACGCTCCTTGCCAGTTTTCATCACACACCGCGGTCGATTCGCCGCGCGTTGGAATTTATCGAGAGGGGCGTCATTCGCGCAGCAGATTTTGTCGATGGCGAATGCAGCCTCAGTCAATTGCCCGAGCTATTGAAGTCAATGACTGCAGGGAACCGCGCTGTCAAAACCCTCGTGCGTGCGGGCTGA
- a CDS encoding DedA family protein — MDFLKQVIDMVLHLDKHLDALVGQYGPWIYVLLFLIIFCETGLVVTPILPGDSLLFAVGALAARPDGLNLWIVLSSLIVAAILGDSVNYWIGYFLGEKLQKKYPRLIRPEHVKRTHDFYERYGGKTIIIARFVPIVRTFAPFVAGLGKMTYSRFMMFNVSGALLWILLLVPAGYFFGNLPFVRNNFSTVILAIIILSIVPGVIEFMRERKRLKQGKI, encoded by the coding sequence ATGGATTTCCTGAAGCAAGTCATCGACATGGTCCTGCATCTTGACAAGCACCTGGATGCTCTTGTCGGGCAATACGGACCGTGGATCTATGTCCTCCTGTTCCTGATCATTTTCTGCGAAACAGGGCTGGTCGTAACCCCGATTCTTCCCGGCGATTCCCTTCTGTTTGCAGTTGGCGCGCTCGCTGCCCGTCCCGATGGGCTCAATCTCTGGATCGTCCTGAGTTCGCTGATTGTGGCGGCGATTCTCGGGGACTCAGTGAACTACTGGATTGGGTATTTTCTGGGCGAGAAACTTCAAAAGAAATATCCGCGATTGATTCGACCGGAGCACGTCAAGCGTACGCATGATTTCTATGAGCGTTATGGCGGCAAGACCATCATCATCGCGCGTTTTGTTCCGATCGTCCGCACCTTCGCGCCTTTTGTGGCAGGACTGGGCAAAATGACCTACTCCCGTTTTATGATGTTCAACGTCTCGGGGGCGTTGTTGTGGATTCTCCTGCTCGTGCCCGCAGGTTATTTCTTCGGGAACCTCCCGTTCGTCCGAAATAATTTCTCCACGGTGATTCTCGCGATCATCATCCTGTCCATCGTCCCCGGCGTGATCGAATTCATGCGCGAACGCAAACGTCTCAAGCAGGGAAAAATATGA